In one Nocardioides sp. NBC_00368 genomic region, the following are encoded:
- the glmS gene encoding glutamine--fructose-6-phosphate transaminase (isomerizing) produces MCGIVGYIGPQQAAGLLTEGLARLEHRGYDSAGVAVLGSRLQVVKKAGRVRDLVDALPKRFAGKVGIGHTRWATHGPANDTNAHPHVSADGRVAVVHNGIVDNAASLRERLTEAGVELVSDTDTEVFAHLIESSAADTLEAKVVDALSQVEGTWGLAVVHADFPDRMVVARNGSPLIVGVGDGEMYVASDLAAVVRHTTTVAHLDDGELATVTATGFTTFRQDLTTTTTTAREVDVDPSAYEYGELADEPRMFTEILEQPSSVERALRGRLDERFGTAHLGGLNLDPRELRAIRRVKILGCGSAYYVGQMGAGLIEELARIPADAEAASEFRYRNPIIEPDTLYVAVSQSGETIDTLLAVQEIKRKGGRVLGVVNVVGSAIARAVDGGIYLHAGPEIAVASTKALTNMYVAFSLLALQLGRVRDLSIADGKRLIAGLQALPSQIEEILKSESHLEEVASRLAEAESMFFVGRVRGYPVAREGAQKLKEISYRHAEAYQTSELKHGPLALISESVPTVAIVPQDELTDRNVAALHEISARRGPLVVVTHPDVDLGELDALRVDVPKNEVELDPILLTIPLQLIAFHAAKALGHDVDKPRNLAKSVTVE; encoded by the coding sequence ATGTGCGGAATCGTCGGCTACATCGGACCCCAGCAGGCCGCAGGCCTGCTCACCGAGGGGTTGGCGCGGCTCGAGCACCGCGGTTACGACTCGGCGGGCGTCGCGGTGCTGGGCAGCAGACTGCAGGTGGTGAAGAAGGCCGGGCGCGTACGCGACCTGGTCGATGCTCTCCCGAAGCGGTTCGCCGGCAAGGTCGGCATCGGGCACACCCGGTGGGCCACCCACGGCCCGGCCAACGACACCAACGCCCATCCGCACGTCTCCGCGGACGGTCGGGTGGCGGTCGTCCACAACGGGATCGTCGACAACGCCGCCTCGCTGCGGGAGCGCCTCACCGAGGCAGGAGTCGAGCTGGTCAGCGACACCGACACCGAGGTCTTCGCCCACCTCATCGAGTCCTCGGCCGCGGACACCTTGGAGGCCAAGGTCGTCGACGCGCTCTCCCAGGTGGAGGGCACCTGGGGGCTGGCCGTCGTGCACGCCGACTTCCCCGACCGGATGGTCGTGGCTCGCAACGGCTCGCCGCTGATCGTCGGTGTCGGCGACGGGGAGATGTACGTCGCCTCCGATCTGGCCGCGGTGGTGCGCCACACCACGACAGTGGCCCACCTGGACGACGGGGAGCTGGCGACCGTCACCGCGACCGGCTTCACGACCTTCCGCCAGGACCTCACGACGACCACCACCACAGCACGCGAGGTCGACGTGGACCCGTCGGCGTACGAGTACGGCGAGCTCGCCGACGAGCCGCGGATGTTCACCGAGATCCTCGAGCAGCCGTCCTCGGTCGAGCGCGCGCTCCGCGGGCGGCTCGACGAGCGGTTCGGCACCGCCCACCTCGGCGGGCTCAACCTCGATCCCCGCGAGCTGCGCGCGATCCGGCGGGTGAAGATCCTCGGCTGCGGCTCGGCCTACTACGTCGGACAGATGGGCGCGGGGCTGATCGAGGAGCTGGCCCGGATCCCCGCCGACGCCGAGGCGGCCTCGGAGTTCCGCTACCGCAACCCGATCATCGAGCCCGACACCCTCTACGTCGCCGTCTCCCAGTCCGGCGAGACCATCGACACCCTGCTCGCCGTCCAGGAGATCAAGCGCAAGGGCGGCCGGGTGCTGGGCGTCGTCAACGTGGTCGGCTCGGCGATCGCGCGGGCGGTCGACGGCGGCATCTACCTGCACGCCGGCCCGGAGATCGCGGTCGCCTCGACCAAGGCTCTGACCAACATGTACGTCGCGTTCTCGCTGCTGGCGCTCCAGCTCGGTCGGGTTCGCGACCTCTCCATCGCCGACGGTAAGCGGCTCATCGCCGGCCTGCAGGCACTGCCGTCCCAGATCGAGGAGATCCTCAAGAGCGAGTCCCACCTCGAGGAGGTCGCGTCGCGGCTGGCCGAGGCGGAGTCGATGTTCTTCGTCGGTCGCGTACGTGGCTACCCGGTCGCCCGCGAGGGCGCGCAGAAGCTGAAGGAGATCTCCTACCGGCACGCCGAGGCCTACCAGACCTCCGAGCTGAAGCACGGCCCGCTCGCGCTGATCTCGGAGTCCGTGCCGACGGTGGCGATCGTGCCTCAGGACGAGCTGACCGATCGCAACGTGGCCGCCTTGCACGAGATCAGCGCCCGCCGCGGACCGCTGGTCGTCGTCACCCATCCCGACGTCGACCTCGGCGAGCTCGACGCACTGCGGGTCGACGTACCGAAGAACGAGGTCGAGCTCGACCCGATCCTGCTGACCATCCCGCTCCAGCTGATCGCCTTCCATGCCGCCAAAGCCCTCGGTCACGACGTCGACAAGCCCCGCAATCTCGCAAAATCGGTAACCGTTGAGTAG
- a CDS encoding YceI family protein, protein MGIFSKKDTAPAATEFDTPTAAIDDISGDYTLDVAHTRLGFSARHAMVTTVRGSFKEFEGTATIDTAEPAKSKVSLTIKADSVDTGNADRDGHLLSGDFFENEAHPNITFESTEVEFDGETWNITGDLTIKGNTKSVTVPFEQTGSAKDPFGNTRVGFEGAVAINRTDWGLSFNAALETGGVLVSEKIKLEFDISAIKTEA, encoded by the coding sequence ATGGGCATTTTCAGCAAGAAGGACACGGCCCCCGCCGCGACCGAGTTCGACACCCCGACCGCCGCCATCGACGACATCTCGGGTGACTACACCCTCGACGTCGCCCACACCCGCCTGGGCTTCTCGGCCCGCCACGCGATGGTGACCACGGTCCGCGGCTCCTTCAAGGAGTTCGAGGGCACCGCGACGATCGACACCGCCGAGCCGGCCAAGTCCAAGGTCTCGCTCACGATCAAGGCTGACTCCGTCGACACCGGCAACGCCGACCGCGACGGCCACCTGCTCTCGGGCGACTTCTTCGAGAACGAGGCCCACCCCAACATCACCTTCGAGTCGACCGAGGTCGAGTTCGACGGCGAGACCTGGAACATCACCGGCGACCTGACCATCAAGGGCAACACCAAGTCGGTCACCGTCCCGTTCGAGCAGACCGGCTCCGCCAAGGACCCGTTCGGCAACACCCGCGTCGGCTTCGAGGGTGCCGTCGCGATCAACCGCACCGACTGGGGCCTCTCCTTCAACGCCGCCCTCGAGACCGGCGGCGTGCTCGTCTCCGAGAAGATCAAGCTCGAGTTCGACATCTCCGCGATCAAGACGGAGGCCTGA
- the mctP gene encoding monocarboxylate uptake permease MctP gives MSAVAVSVFAFLFLLVTILGFSAARWRRAKSMDNLDEWGLGGRGFGTFVAWFLIGGDLYTAYTFIAVPATLFAGAAVGFFAVPYTILVYPIIFAFLPKLWSVSHKHGYVTPADFVTGRYGSKSLGLAVALTGLLATMPYIALQLVGMEVVLEVMGLQSDSSNWFIRDLPLFIAFAVLAAYTYSSGLRAPALIAFVKDSLIYIVIIVAIIYIPSQLGGWGNIFETVQTSFDTFNTENADAIAAGDAAPKALFPSQAAGQWAYASLALGSALALFMYPHSITGVLSTRSRNVIRRNASLLPAYSFLLGLLALLGFVALAAGVMVGDPPNPQLAIPQLFEDQFPAWFAGVAYAAIIIGALVPAAIMSIAAANLWTRNIYKAYLRPDATPQDEAKQAKIVSLIVKFGALLFVLALSKSYAINLQLLGGVWILQTLPAIVVGLYTRWFHRWAVLAGWAVGMAYGTYVAYGVSSPTQEHFGGPLAPFPGTETPIYIALTAFLLNIIVVVVLTPILRALDVPDGEDATAASDYSVDAGDEGVVDELSSTTEVR, from the coding sequence GTGAGCGCCGTAGCGGTCTCCGTCTTCGCCTTCCTCTTTCTGCTGGTCACGATCCTCGGCTTCTCCGCCGCGCGCTGGCGCCGGGCGAAGTCGATGGACAACCTCGACGAGTGGGGTCTGGGCGGCCGCGGGTTCGGTACGTTCGTGGCCTGGTTCCTCATCGGCGGCGACCTCTACACGGCCTACACCTTCATCGCGGTCCCCGCGACCCTGTTCGCCGGCGCCGCCGTCGGTTTCTTCGCGGTCCCTTACACGATCCTCGTCTACCCGATCATCTTCGCGTTCCTGCCGAAGCTGTGGTCGGTCTCGCACAAGCACGGGTACGTCACCCCGGCCGACTTCGTCACCGGCCGCTACGGGTCCAAGTCCCTCGGCCTCGCGGTCGCGCTCACCGGGCTGCTCGCCACGATGCCCTACATCGCCCTGCAGCTGGTCGGCATGGAGGTCGTGCTCGAGGTGATGGGCCTGCAGAGCGACTCCTCGAACTGGTTCATCCGTGACCTGCCGCTGTTCATCGCGTTCGCGGTGCTGGCTGCCTACACGTACTCCTCCGGGTTGCGGGCACCGGCACTGATCGCGTTCGTGAAGGACTCGCTGATCTACATCGTGATCATCGTGGCGATCATCTACATCCCGTCGCAGCTCGGTGGCTGGGGCAACATCTTCGAGACGGTGCAGACCAGCTTCGACACCTTCAACACCGAGAACGCGGACGCGATCGCCGCCGGCGACGCGGCGCCGAAGGCGCTCTTCCCGTCGCAGGCGGCCGGTCAGTGGGCCTACGCCTCGCTCGCCCTCGGTTCGGCGCTGGCGCTGTTCATGTACCCGCACTCGATCACCGGTGTCCTCTCCACGCGCAGCCGCAACGTGATCCGTCGCAACGCCTCGCTGCTGCCGGCGTACTCGTTCCTGCTGGGGCTCCTGGCGCTGCTCGGGTTCGTCGCCCTCGCGGCGGGGGTGATGGTCGGTGACCCGCCGAACCCGCAGCTCGCGATCCCGCAGCTCTTCGAGGATCAGTTCCCGGCGTGGTTCGCGGGCGTCGCGTACGCGGCGATCATCATCGGAGCCCTGGTGCCGGCGGCGATCATGTCGATCGCGGCCGCGAACCTGTGGACGCGCAACATCTACAAGGCCTACCTCAGGCCCGACGCGACCCCGCAGGACGAGGCCAAGCAGGCCAAGATCGTCTCCCTGATCGTGAAGTTCGGGGCGCTGCTCTTCGTGCTGGCGCTGTCGAAGTCGTACGCCATCAACCTGCAGCTGCTCGGTGGTGTCTGGATCCTGCAGACGCTGCCCGCGATCGTCGTCGGGCTCTACACCCGGTGGTTCCACCGCTGGGCGGTACTGGCCGGCTGGGCGGTCGGGATGGCGTACGGGACGTACGTCGCCTACGGCGTCTCCTCGCCCACGCAGGAGCACTTCGGTGGACCGTTGGCGCCGTTCCCCGGTACGGAGACGCCGATCTACATCGCCCTCACCGCATTCCTGCTGAACATCATCGTGGTCGTCGTCCTGACCCCGATCCTGAGGGCTCTCGACGTGCCTGACGGGGAGGACGCGACGGCGGCGTCGGACTACTCGGTCGACGCCGGTGACGAGGGTGTCGTCGACGAGCTGAGCTCGACCACGGAAGTGCGCTGA
- a CDS encoding DUF3311 domain-containing protein — translation MPSSSKGSWILVGVLLVAAAAPSLAVPLYAKEDPTLAGFPFYFWFQLVLIPCSVLFTTVAYFVAKAAFRRDRAAAGRPWKEGGQ, via the coding sequence ATGCCGTCCTCGTCCAAGGGCTCGTGGATCCTCGTCGGGGTCCTCCTGGTCGCGGCAGCAGCCCCGTCACTCGCGGTGCCGCTGTACGCGAAGGAGGACCCGACGCTCGCCGGATTCCCGTTCTACTTCTGGTTCCAGCTCGTCCTCATCCCCTGCTCGGTCCTGTTCACGACCGTCGCCTACTTCGTCGCCAAGGCCGCGTTCCGGCGTGACCGTGCCGCCGCCGGGCGCCCGTGGAAGGAGGGTGGCCAGTGA
- a CDS encoding exo-beta-N-acetylmuramidase NamZ family protein, producing MSTELPRIDRRRLLGAAVAGAAATPLLTGSTGSASAASPPVEPLGRGEAVRPGADRAAADGWSVLSGERVGIITNPTGVLRNLRNIVDEMHESGAVSIAGVFGPEHGFRGTAQAGGSEGTFVDERTGLTVYDAYGANVAKMRELFTTADVETVVFDIQDVGSRFYTYIWTMWTAMQAAVATGKRFVVLDRPNPVGGTARGPMMTAAYTSGVGAREVVQQHGMSVGELARFFDGEFLEEHAGARLDQLDIVQVSGWRRTTLYADTGLDFILPSPNMPTPDTALAYPGTCMFEGTNLSEGRGTTKPFELIGAPFVDHRWAAALEEADLPGVTFREAYFNPSVNKFAGQVCGGVQVTIQDRDRFDPIRAGVEMLVTAKALYPEFAWRQDSWDTARPFWIDKLTGSTRLRTQIDAGATGDEVQAAWRDELAAFDATRRQYLLYR from the coding sequence ATGAGCACTGAACTCCCCAGGATCGACCGGCGCCGTCTGCTCGGCGCTGCCGTGGCCGGCGCCGCGGCGACTCCGCTTCTCACTGGATCGACCGGCTCGGCGAGCGCGGCGAGCCCGCCTGTCGAGCCGCTCGGACGCGGCGAGGCCGTCCGGCCGGGCGCCGACCGGGCCGCGGCCGACGGCTGGTCGGTGCTGTCCGGAGAACGGGTCGGCATCATCACCAACCCCACCGGCGTGCTGCGCAACCTGCGCAACATCGTCGACGAGATGCACGAGTCGGGCGCCGTGAGCATCGCCGGGGTGTTCGGGCCGGAGCACGGCTTCCGCGGCACGGCCCAGGCGGGCGGCTCGGAGGGGACGTTCGTCGACGAGCGCACCGGGCTTACGGTCTACGACGCCTACGGCGCGAACGTGGCGAAGATGCGGGAGCTGTTCACGACGGCCGACGTCGAGACCGTCGTCTTCGACATCCAGGACGTCGGGTCCCGGTTCTACACCTACATCTGGACGATGTGGACGGCGATGCAGGCGGCGGTCGCGACCGGCAAGCGCTTCGTGGTCCTCGACCGGCCCAACCCCGTGGGCGGGACCGCCCGCGGCCCGATGATGACGGCGGCGTACACCTCGGGCGTCGGCGCCCGCGAGGTCGTTCAGCAGCACGGGATGTCGGTCGGCGAGCTGGCCCGGTTCTTCGACGGCGAGTTCCTCGAGGAGCATGCCGGCGCCCGGCTCGACCAGCTCGACATCGTCCAGGTCTCCGGATGGAGGAGGACGACGCTGTACGCCGACACCGGGCTCGACTTCATCCTGCCGAGCCCCAACATGCCGACCCCCGACACCGCGCTGGCCTACCCCGGGACCTGCATGTTCGAGGGCACCAACCTCTCCGAGGGACGCGGCACCACCAAGCCGTTCGAGCTGATCGGGGCGCCGTTCGTCGACCACCGCTGGGCCGCGGCGCTGGAGGAGGCCGACCTGCCGGGCGTGACGTTCCGGGAGGCCTACTTCAACCCCTCGGTCAACAAGTTCGCCGGCCAGGTCTGCGGAGGTGTGCAGGTCACGATCCAGGACCGCGACCGGTTCGATCCCATCCGTGCCGGGGTCGAGATGCTGGTCACCGCGAAGGCCCTCTACCCCGAGTTCGCCTGGCGCCAGGACTCATGGGACACCGCCCGCCCGTTCTGGATCGACAAGCTCACCGGATCGACGAGGCTGCGTACGCAGATCGACGCCGGCGCCACCGGCGACGAGGTCCAGGCGGCCTGGCGCGACGAGCTGGCCGCCTTCGACGCGACCCGCCGCCAGTACCTGCTCTACCGCTAG
- the eda gene encoding bifunctional 4-hydroxy-2-oxoglutarate aldolase/2-dehydro-3-deoxy-phosphogluconate aldolase, whose translation MSDLKSTDLLDLSPVIPVVVVDAVDQAVPVARALVEGGVPVVELTLRTPVALDAIRAIAAEVPEVLIGAGTVTTPLLAKEAAAAGAQFLVSPGATPTLLGAMRDTGLPFLPGTATVSEALAVLETGHTAMKFFPAEASGGAKFLGSLPSVLPDARFCPTGGITLATAPSYLGLRNVGCVGGSWLTPADALASGDWDRVTALAAATAALR comes from the coding sequence ATGTCTGACCTGAAGTCCACCGACCTGCTCGATCTCTCCCCGGTGATCCCGGTCGTCGTCGTCGACGCCGTCGACCAGGCGGTGCCGGTGGCCCGCGCCCTCGTCGAGGGTGGCGTGCCCGTGGTCGAGCTGACGCTGCGTACGCCGGTGGCGCTGGACGCCATCCGGGCCATCGCGGCCGAGGTGCCGGAGGTTCTGATCGGCGCCGGCACGGTGACGACGCCCCTGCTCGCCAAGGAGGCCGCCGCGGCCGGGGCCCAGTTCCTCGTCTCGCCGGGCGCGACCCCGACGCTGCTCGGCGCGATGCGCGACACCGGGCTGCCGTTCCTGCCCGGCACCGCCACCGTCTCCGAGGCCCTCGCGGTCCTCGAGACCGGCCACACCGCGATGAAGTTCTTCCCGGCCGAGGCCTCCGGCGGCGCCAAGTTCCTCGGTTCGCTGCCGTCGGTGCTCCCCGACGCCCGCTTCTGCCCCACCGGTGGCATCACGCTCGCCACCGCCCCGAGCTACCTCGGCCTGCGCAACGTCGGCTGCGTCGGCGGCTCCTGGCTCACCCCCGCCGACGCGCTCGCCTCCGGCGACTGGGACCGCGTCACCGCGCTCGCAGCCGCCACCGCCGCCCTTCGCTGA
- the edd gene encoding phosphogluconate dehydratase, which translates to MTAVSPTVADVTARLIERSAATRADYLARIAAARVAGPARGRLACSNLAHGFAASTAPTKAELKVITPAAKPNVAIVTSYNDMLSAHAPYETYPPLLKAAVMRAGGLAQVAGGVPAMCDGITQGRDGMQVSLFSRDVIAMSAGIALSHDMFDAALMLGVCDKIVPGLMIGALSFGHLPTVFVPAGPMSSGLPNKEKARVRQRYAAGEATREELLEAEAASYHSRGTCTFYGTANSNQLLMEVLGLHLPGSSFASPDTLLRAALNRAAAERATELALTGGPGIGEMIDEKSIINACVALLASGGSTNHTMHLVAIARAAGIQLTWGDLSDLSPVVPLLTRMYPNGSADVNHFHAAGGVSFLVRTLLEAGLLHEDVTTILGPGLSAYTQESRLTRDGEIELVEGAPVSGDLDVLRPADDPFSPDGGLRVLTGDLGTAVIKTSAVAPEHRVVSAPAVVFDDQADFLTAFSEKRLDGRDFVAVIRYQGPAANGMPELHKLTPALGVMQDRGQHVAIVTDGRMSGASGKVPAAIHLTPEAALGGPLARVQDGDLITVDAVAGTLSIGVDPDEFAHRPTTGRAPLDAEWRGTGRELFSAFRATVGSADTGASVFPFAQIQQSAASSQESPVHV; encoded by the coding sequence GTGACTGCCGTTTCCCCCACCGTCGCCGACGTCACCGCGCGTCTCATCGAGCGCTCTGCCGCCACCCGGGCGGACTACCTGGCCCGCATCGCGGCCGCCCGAGTCGCCGGGCCCGCCCGCGGCCGGCTCGCGTGCAGCAACCTGGCCCACGGTTTTGCGGCCTCCACCGCGCCGACGAAGGCCGAGCTCAAGGTGATCACCCCCGCGGCGAAGCCCAACGTCGCGATCGTGACCTCCTACAACGACATGCTCTCGGCCCACGCGCCCTACGAGACCTACCCGCCGCTCCTCAAGGCCGCGGTCATGCGGGCCGGCGGGCTGGCGCAGGTCGCCGGCGGCGTGCCCGCCATGTGCGACGGCATCACCCAGGGCCGCGACGGCATGCAGGTCTCCCTCTTCTCCCGCGACGTGATCGCGATGTCGGCCGGGATCGCCCTGTCGCACGACATGTTCGACGCCGCGCTGATGCTCGGTGTGTGCGACAAGATCGTGCCGGGTCTGATGATCGGCGCGCTCTCCTTCGGCCACCTGCCGACCGTCTTCGTGCCTGCCGGCCCGATGTCCTCCGGCCTCCCTAACAAGGAGAAGGCCCGCGTCCGCCAGCGGTACGCAGCGGGCGAGGCCACCCGCGAGGAGCTGCTCGAGGCCGAGGCCGCCAGCTACCACTCCCGCGGCACCTGCACCTTCTACGGCACCGCCAACTCCAACCAGCTGCTGATGGAGGTGCTCGGCCTGCACCTGCCTGGCTCCTCGTTCGCCTCGCCGGACACGCTGCTGCGCGCCGCGCTCAACCGCGCTGCCGCCGAGCGCGCCACCGAGCTGGCGCTCACCGGTGGTCCCGGTATCGGCGAGATGATCGACGAGAAGTCGATCATCAACGCCTGCGTCGCGCTGCTCGCCTCGGGTGGTTCGACCAACCACACGATGCACCTGGTCGCCATCGCCCGTGCCGCCGGGATCCAGCTGACCTGGGGCGACCTCTCCGACCTGTCGCCGGTCGTGCCGCTGCTCACCCGGATGTACCCCAACGGCTCAGCCGACGTGAACCACTTCCACGCCGCCGGCGGCGTGAGCTTCCTGGTCCGCACCCTGCTCGAGGCGGGGCTGCTCCACGAGGACGTCACCACGATCCTCGGCCCGGGGCTGTCGGCCTACACCCAGGAGTCACGGCTCACCCGCGACGGTGAGATCGAGCTGGTCGAGGGTGCGCCGGTCTCCGGCGACCTCGACGTGCTGCGCCCCGCCGACGACCCGTTCTCGCCCGACGGTGGCCTGCGGGTGCTGACCGGCGACCTCGGCACCGCGGTGATCAAGACCTCCGCCGTCGCGCCCGAGCACCGGGTGGTCTCCGCCCCGGCCGTGGTCTTCGACGACCAGGCCGACTTCCTCACCGCCTTCTCCGAGAAGCGCCTCGACGGCCGCGACTTCGTCGCGGTGATCCGCTACCAGGGTCCCGCGGCCAACGGCATGCCCGAGCTGCACAAGCTCACCCCGGCGCTCGGCGTGATGCAGGACCGTGGTCAGCACGTCGCCATCGTCACCGACGGCCGGATGTCCGGCGCGTCGGGGAAGGTGCCCGCCGCGATCCACCTCACGCCCGAGGCCGCGCTCGGCGGGCCGCTCGCCCGCGTGCAGGACGGCGACCTGATCACCGTCGACGCCGTCGCCGGCACCCTGAGCATCGGGGTCGACCCCGACGAGTTCGCGCACCGCCCGACCACCGGCCGGGCACCGCTCGACGCCGAATGGCGCGGCACCGGCCGCGAGCTCTTCAGCGCCTTCCGTGCCACCGTCGGCTCTGCCGACACCGGCGCCTCTGTTTTCCCCTTCGCTCAAATCCAGCAGAGCGCCGCATCGTCCCAGGAGAGCCCCGTCCATGTCTGA
- a CDS encoding ROK family transcriptional regulator: MPEMTTAADVLDLVRSGRAVTRSDLQKTTGLSRTAVVSRVSALVDAGLILTGEELASTGGRPPGSLTFNADAGVVLAVAIGRSRSQLAVFDLDGRELAGDTRDHEVGIAADDLMPDVTDRLERLLEGIEPPVLGVGMSLPGVVDPVRLVSVDSPVMRGWDGIALAPYFERLTDGPLVLVNDTDALATAELFGSGLHPRDALVVKASTGLGLAVIADGRVLRGHAGAVGEIGHTRVESAGERPCRCGATGCLETVAAGWALTQGLVDSGVSAGHIRDLVAAALAGDAIARGLLREAGRQLGEVLAIAINLLNPEVVVIGGDMAAAFDLFTAGVRETVYSRSTALATRDLTFVPSTHADSTGMVGCAAVAINHLLSPERLDAHLGAAAK; this comes from the coding sequence ATGCCCGAGATGACAACCGCCGCCGACGTACTCGATCTGGTGCGCTCCGGACGCGCCGTGACCCGCAGCGATCTGCAGAAGACGACCGGCCTGTCGCGTACGGCCGTGGTCTCTCGGGTCTCCGCCCTGGTCGACGCCGGGCTGATCCTCACCGGCGAGGAGCTCGCCTCGACCGGTGGCCGGCCGCCGGGCTCACTGACCTTCAACGCCGACGCCGGCGTCGTCCTGGCGGTCGCGATCGGGCGCTCCCGCAGCCAACTCGCCGTCTTCGACCTCGATGGCCGCGAGCTCGCCGGCGACACCCGTGACCACGAGGTCGGCATCGCCGCTGACGACCTGATGCCCGACGTGACCGATCGGCTGGAGCGGCTCCTCGAGGGCATCGAGCCGCCCGTGCTCGGCGTCGGGATGAGCCTGCCGGGTGTCGTCGACCCCGTCCGCCTGGTCTCGGTCGACTCACCGGTGATGCGGGGCTGGGACGGCATCGCGCTCGCCCCCTACTTCGAGCGGCTCACCGACGGTCCGTTGGTGCTCGTCAACGACACCGACGCGCTGGCCACCGCCGAGCTCTTCGGGAGCGGGCTGCACCCGCGCGACGCGCTGGTCGTGAAGGCGTCGACCGGCCTCGGGCTGGCCGTCATCGCCGATGGCAGGGTCCTGCGCGGCCATGCCGGCGCCGTCGGCGAGATCGGCCACACCCGGGTCGAGTCCGCCGGCGAGCGCCCCTGCCGTTGCGGGGCGACCGGCTGCCTGGAGACGGTCGCCGCGGGCTGGGCGCTGACCCAAGGACTGGTCGACTCGGGCGTCTCCGCCGGCCACATCCGCGACCTCGTCGCCGCCGCACTGGCCGGCGACGCGATCGCCCGGGGTCTGCTGCGCGAGGCCGGGCGCCAGCTCGGCGAGGTGCTGGCGATCGCGATCAACCTGCTCAACCCCGAGGTCGTGGTCATCGGTGGCGACATGGCCGCCGCGTTCGACCTGTTCACCGCGGGTGTCCGCGAGACCGTCTACTCGCGCTCCACCGCCCTGGCCACCCGCGACCTGACCTTCGTCCCCTCCACCCACGCCGACTCGACCGGCATGGTCGGCTGCGCCGCGGTGGCCATCAACCACCTGCTCTCTCCCGAGCGCCTCGACGCCCACCTGGGCGCTGCTGCGAAGTAG
- a CDS encoding SIMPL domain-containing protein yields the protein MSEILIKVRGSHSVEVAPERGVVSAEIRFDGASPEPVMERLQRGLQSVRTELERLEQEGAVERFLVQRVRTSAERPWHQDGKRLPLVHHASVGLTVEFIDFTALATWVGRTAGDEGLQVHDVSWRLTKDSRLKVERDVRQEAVRQAKVRAQDYADALDLGPVAVRSINDVGVSREVAYESAAMAMPAAGKFADAGSAAPDLAFDPDDISVYAEVEAAFTVAIS from the coding sequence ATGAGCGAGATCCTGATCAAGGTGCGTGGGTCACACAGTGTCGAGGTGGCTCCGGAGCGCGGGGTGGTCTCGGCCGAGATCCGGTTCGACGGCGCCTCACCGGAGCCGGTGATGGAGCGGCTGCAGCGCGGGCTGCAGAGCGTGCGTACGGAGCTCGAGCGGCTCGAGCAGGAGGGCGCGGTCGAGCGGTTCCTGGTCCAGCGGGTGCGCACGTCGGCCGAGCGGCCCTGGCACCAGGACGGCAAGCGGCTGCCGTTGGTGCACCATGCGTCCGTGGGCCTCACGGTCGAGTTCATCGACTTCACGGCGCTGGCGACCTGGGTCGGCCGCACGGCCGGCGACGAAGGGCTCCAGGTCCACGACGTCTCCTGGCGGCTCACCAAGGACAGCCGGTTGAAGGTCGAGCGTGACGTACGTCAGGAGGCGGTGCGCCAGGCCAAGGTGCGGGCGCAGGACTACGCCGATGCCCTCGACCTCGGCCCGGTCGCGGTCCGGAGCATCAACGACGTCGGTGTCAGCCGCGAGGTGGCGTACGAGTCGGCGGCCATGGCCATGCCGGCCGCCGGCAAGTTCGCGGACGCCGGGTCGGCGGCCCCCGACCTGGCCTTCGACCCCGACGACATCTCGGTCTACGCCGAGGTCGAGGCCGCCTTCACGGTCGCGATCTCCTGA